A stretch of DNA from Xylanibacillus composti:
GCCTCGTCTGGAGACGGAGCTGGTGGATATTTTCCTGGCGACGGTGAACGGACGCTTGCAGGACATGGAGATTTCCTGGACGGATGAAGCAGCAGTCTGCGTGGTTCTAGCTTCGGGCGGCTATCCGGGACCTTACGAGAAAGGCATGCCGATCAGCGGACTGAACGACGTGCGGGAATCGATCGTGTTCCACGCCGGGACAGCCGAGAAGGACGGGCAGATTGTCACCAATGGCGGCCGGCTGCTGGGCGTCACCGCGCTGGGCGCAGACTTGGCGGAGGCCCGCGCCAAGGCATATGAGGATGTGGAGCGGATCGTCTATGAGGGCCGCCACTATCGGACGGATATCGGGAAGAAGGCATTCGATCTCTCGCAGCAAGGCTAGCTGGGAGACGGGGCTTGCGGAATGAACGACATCATGCGAGATGCCGGGCTACAGGCATTTGACTGGCGTGGCGACTGTGCGCGATGCGCTTCGTTGGCGCTTGATCTCGCCGCTTGGCAGCGGGGGGATGACTCGAGTCCTTTTGCCAAATTCTCGGTATGATTGCCGAAAAAATATGATACAATGGTAATAGTTGCTTGGACTGCCGGACGTGCATCCAAGTGGAATAGCTTATGGAGGAAGAGAGGGATTGATTGAACATGGAAACCAGACAAACCGTCATGGCCGCCGAACAGGATTACAATGCGTCTTTTCACAAGCTGATGCGCATGTTTACCTTGTCCATCTTGGTGGCTTTCGTCGGCACGTTCGTCGGCACGCATGTGCCGCCGGCCCTATTTCTGCCGCTGATCGTCATTAATATCGGCATGCTGATTGCTTCGATCTTTATCCGCCGGAAAGGCAAAGCGATCGGGTACGGATTCGTGTATGCCTTCGTATTTATCAGCGGCATTACGATTTATCCGGCGATCGCGCATTATGCGGGTATTGGCGGAGCCGGCATTGTTCATGCGGCGTTTATCCTGACCGTGTTGATCTTCGGAGGGCTGACGCTGTACGCTTACAACAGCAAGCGTGACTTCAGCTTCCTGGGCGGATTTTTGATGGTCGGCATCTGTGCGCTGATCGGCTTTTCGCTGATCGGATTTTTCGTCCCGGCGATGCATACAGGCGCGCTCGGGTTGACGATTGGATTTTTCGGGGTGCTCGTGTTCTCCGGGTTTATCCTATACGACATCTCCCAATACAAGCACGGGCTGCCGGACGAGATGATCCCGCTCGCCGTACTGAGCCTGTACCTGTCCTTTATTAACTTGTTCCTGTACTTGCTGCAAATTCTGGGCATATTGTCGGACGACTAGAACGCATCGGCGGCAGCCTTGTCAGCCAGAACGAGTCCTGGTATTTTGTCAGTCGATTAAGCACATGGCGACAACCGTCTGCCGTCTGATACCGGCTTAGCTTTCCATCTATGCGTCCCACAAGAGGAAAAAGCCTTCGTTATCGTTATGCGCATG
This window harbors:
- a CDS encoding Bax inhibitor-1/YccA family protein, which produces METRQTVMAAEQDYNASFHKLMRMFTLSILVAFVGTFVGTHVPPALFLPLIVINIGMLIASIFIRRKGKAIGYGFVYAFVFISGITIYPAIAHYAGIGGAGIVHAAFILTVLIFGGLTLYAYNSKRDFSFLGGFLMVGICALIGFSLIGFFVPAMHTGALGLTIGFFGVLVFSGFILYDISQYKHGLPDEMIPLAVLSLYLSFINLFLYLLQILGILSDD